The DNA segment AAACAAGCAATATAGGCAATGAGTACATTAATTCAGCAATGGTTGCATAAAATGGCTGTTTGCTAAAGTGATCTAATAAATAAAAGGCAAACGCAACATTACCAATCGTCGTTCCAAGCTGGGAAGCAAATGCCGCTAAAAATAATTTGGTGAAGACCTTATTTTTAAAAATTGTCATGACAAACCACCATTCTGATCATCGACTTGTAAGGCTGACTTTAACATGGACTTGAAGAGGTTTAGCTGCTCGCTTACTCGAACGTTGCTGCTGCCAGCTGCTTTTGAGTGAAGTAAAAGACCTTCAAAATAGGAGGTAATCATTTTTATGATGACTTCCAAGTCAACACTTGGCTTAAACTCTCCTTTTGCTATTCCCCTCTGCAAGTAAATCATTAGATAGTCATGCTGCTTTTTGTAGTGGGCTTCCAGGTATTCACGTCGTTCTGGCTGCTTCCACCCGCTAATGAAATATTCATATATCACGATTGGCAGATCGTCAGATGCATGGTTTAATTGCTGGTCCATCATGTCAATTATTCCGCTCAGTCCTTGCCACACGGAAAGTCCGCTCGTTAAAAGATTATTGATCTGTGCTTCTGTTTGTTGATCATTTTCTGCAAGGATTGCTAGCATAATGTCTTCTTTGTTTGAAAAATATAGATACACCCAGCCAC comes from the Neobacillus sp. PS2-9 genome and includes:
- a CDS encoding TetR family transcriptional regulator — encoded protein: MSPKISDSEKEKRKMHIIQSATEVFKRKGYVNSTMQDIVDETEMSRGWVYLYFSNKEDIMLAILAENDQQTEAQINNLLTSGLSVWQGLSGIIDMMDQQLNHASDDLPIVIYEYFISGWKQPERREYLEAHYKKQHDYLMIYLQRGIAKGEFKPSVDLEVIIKMITSYFEGLLLHSKAAGSSNVRVSEQLNLFKSMLKSALQVDDQNGGLS